One region of Anoplopoma fimbria isolate UVic2021 breed Golden Eagle Sablefish chromosome 10, Afim_UVic_2022, whole genome shotgun sequence genomic DNA includes:
- the LOC129096924 gene encoding pro-opiomelanocortin-like produces MCPVWLLVALAVVGVARGDVSQCWEHPSCQDVNSETSMMECIQLCRSDLTDEMPVIPGDAHLQPPPPPSDPESLPPLSLLSPSSSSSSSSSSSPQAKRSYSMEHFRWGKPVGRKRRPVKVYAPNGVEEESAELFPGEMRRRELASRVMKAVEEQEQEQEQEQEQEQEQEQEQEQEQLPGDVHEKKDGTYKMRHFRWGGPPASKRYGGFMKSWDERSQRPLLTLFKNVINKDGQQQEGEQ; encoded by the exons ATGTGTCCTGTGTGGCTATTGGTCGCATTGGCGGTGGTGGGCGTGGCCAGAGGAGATGTCAGTCAGTGCTGGGAACATCCGAGCTGTCAGGATGTCAACTCTGAGACGAGCATgatg gagtGCATCCAGCTCTGTCGCTCCGACCTCACCGACGAAATGCCCGTCATCCCCGGGGACGCGCACctccaacctcctcctcctccatcggACCCCGAGTCtctgcctcccctctctcttttatctccctcctcctcctcttcctcctcctcctcctcctctcctcaggccAAGCGCTCCTACTCCATGGAGCACTTCCGCTGGGGGAAGCCCGTCGGTCGGAAGCGCCGCCCGGTCAAAGTTTACGCACCAAACGGCGTGGAGGAAGAGTCGGCGGAGCTCTTCCCCGGAGAGATGAGGAGGCGGGAGCTCGCCAGCAGAGTGATGAAGGCcgtggaggagcaggagcaggagcaggagcaggagcaggagcaggagcaggagcaggagcaggagcaggagcaggagcagctcCCCGGTGACGTGCACGAGAAGAAGGACGGCACCTACAAGATGAGGCACTTCCGCTGGGGAGGCCCGCCGGCCAGCAAGCGCTACGGCGGCTTCATGAAGAGCTGGGACGAGCGCAGCCAGAGGCCGCTGCTCACGCTCTTCAAAAACGTCATCAACAAGGACGGACAGCAGCAGGAGGGGGAGCAGTga